The proteins below are encoded in one region of Populus alba chromosome 2, ASM523922v2, whole genome shotgun sequence:
- the LOC140954143 gene encoding uncharacterized protein isoform X2, whose amino-acid sequence MQGDEARVLLGFPPNSRPTLSQGLNTSLSMVKAAYRKKVWESHPDLFPLHEKPGAESKFKLVIKHSQTFLFVISFSFSVFQEFCVFSTYGWLLRFQKLTLICRLVYLEDPFYGFDFEEETQVN is encoded by the exons ATGCAGGGTGATGAGGCCAGGGTCTTGCTAGGCTTCCCTCCCAATTCCCGCCCCACTCTCTCTCAg GGTTTGAATACTTCACTTTCTATG GTTAAAGCTGCATACAGAAAGAAAGTATGGGAATCTCATCCTGACCTCTTTCCTCTTCATGAAAAGCCCGGTGCCGAGTCCAAGTTTAAGCTGGTGATTAAGCACTCACAAACCTTTTTATTTgtcatctccttttctttttcagtgtTTCAAGAGTTTTGTGTCTTCTCAACTTATGGCTGGTTACTTCG ATTTCAGAAGCTTACACTTATTTGCAGACTG GTTTATTTGGAAGACCCATTTTACGGTTTTGACTTTGAGGAAGAAACACAAGTCAACTAG